The bacterium genome includes a region encoding these proteins:
- a CDS encoding DivIVA domain-containing protein — MKVMRLTPIEISQHKFNVRFRGFDKDEVHALLAMVVADFEEVVRENAQLRREAERLGRELDTHLGRERTIQETLTTAQGVVEQMQRAASKDSEQIIVDAELRCEKMVAEARQQCSDLTHNIAELHHLRERLDGDLRNVLESYLKMVDAFDEARHDRKMSSVDPSYSNKADTRAT; from the coding sequence GTGAAAGTTATGCGTCTGACCCCAATCGAAATCAGCCAGCACAAGTTCAATGTGCGTTTCCGCGGCTTTGACAAGGACGAAGTTCACGCCCTGCTCGCCATGGTCGTGGCGGACTTCGAAGAGGTCGTGCGCGAGAATGCCCAACTCCGCCGCGAGGCCGAACGCCTGGGACGCGAACTCGATACTCACCTGGGACGCGAGCGAACGATCCAGGAAACACTGACTACGGCCCAGGGCGTGGTCGAGCAGATGCAGCGGGCCGCATCCAAAGATTCGGAGCAGATCATCGTCGACGCGGAATTGCGCTGCGAGAAAATGGTGGCCGAAGCCCGACAGCAGTGTTCGGATCTGACGCACAACATCGCCGAGTTACACCACCTGCGGGAGCGGCTGGACGGCGATCTTCGCAATGTGCTCGAGAGCTATCTGAAGATGGTTGACGCATTCGACGAAGCTCGCCACGATCGCAAGATGTCGTCGGTGGACCCGAGCTACTCGAACAAGGCCGACACGCGCGCCACCTGA
- a CDS encoding DUF167 domain-containing protein, whose product MPGPDAGFDFWVHVHPRASRELVGGEHDGALRVAVRAAPSDGEANRAVCRAVAAALELKNRQISLISGGKSRRKRLRAQGDPQVLASRVQALRETSSV is encoded by the coding sequence GTGCCCGGCCCGGACGCTGGCTTCGATTTCTGGGTCCACGTCCATCCGCGCGCGAGTCGCGAACTCGTCGGGGGTGAACACGATGGGGCCCTGCGGGTCGCCGTGCGCGCCGCGCCCAGTGACGGTGAGGCCAATCGGGCCGTCTGCCGGGCCGTCGCGGCCGCTCTCGAGCTGAAAAACCGGCAAATCAGCCTGATTTCGGGGGGCAAGAGTCGCCGAAAGCGCCTGCGAGCGCAGGGCGACCCGCAGGTTCTCGCATCCAGGGTTCAAGCCCTGCGCGAGACATCGAGCGTTTGA
- a CDS encoding zinc ribbon domain-containing protein, giving the protein MPTYEYECTKGHHFEVVQRITEEPLQRCTQCKAKATRLISATNFILKGGGWYSDGYSSGGGGSKSGGSEKPSSSSSSSSSKSSSDSSKSSSGSSKSSSGSSKSSSGSSSSGSSSSSSD; this is encoded by the coding sequence ATGCCGACCTACGAGTACGAATGCACCAAAGGGCACCACTTCGAGGTGGTGCAGCGCATCACAGAAGAACCGCTTCAGCGATGCACGCAGTGCAAGGCCAAGGCGACCCGTCTGATCTCCGCGACCAACTTCATCTTGAAGGGCGGAGGCTGGTATTCTGACGGCTATAGCTCCGGGGGTGGTGGGAGCAAGTCGGGCGGTTCGGAAAAACCTTCAAGCAGTTCTTCATCCAGCAGCTCGAAGTCTTCGTCTGACAGCTCGAAGTCTTCGTCTGGCAGCTCGAAGTCTTCGTCTGGCAGCTCGAAGTCTTCGTCTGGCAGTTCATCCTCGGGTTCATCTTCCTCTTCTTCCGATTAG
- a CDS encoding bifunctional 5,10-methylenetetrahydrofolate dehydrogenase/5,10-methenyltetrahydrofolate cyclohydrolase has protein sequence MTEIVDGRAIAENIRAEISERVLKLSGGPPGIAVVLVGDDPASQIYVRNKGRMARKLGMNSFEIKLPEETSEAELLEQVQRLNEDPKVHGILVQLPVPEQISEARVAAAILPEKDIDGLHPENAGNLLANRPGFAPGTPEGCIRILEHHEIAIEGAHAVVIGRSEIVGKPVALMLLHRNATVTVCHSRTKNLPEVVRQADIVIAAVGVPEMIKGDWIKPGAAVIDVGTTKVEGKLKGDVDFDDVNGRAGLLTPVPGGVGPLTIAMVLLNTLRAFERLNPQVAT, from the coding sequence GTGACCGAGATTGTCGACGGTAGAGCGATTGCGGAGAACATCCGCGCCGAAATTTCAGAGCGCGTTCTGAAACTTTCCGGGGGCCCTCCTGGCATCGCCGTGGTTCTGGTGGGGGACGATCCCGCCTCTCAGATCTATGTGCGGAACAAGGGCCGGATGGCGCGCAAGCTGGGCATGAACTCTTTCGAGATCAAGCTGCCCGAAGAAACCAGCGAAGCCGAACTGCTCGAACAGGTCCAGCGACTGAACGAGGACCCCAAGGTGCACGGCATTCTGGTTCAGCTCCCGGTCCCCGAGCAGATCTCCGAAGCGCGGGTGGCGGCGGCGATCCTGCCGGAAAAAGACATCGACGGATTGCATCCGGAAAACGCCGGAAATCTGCTCGCGAATCGACCGGGGTTCGCGCCGGGGACTCCCGAAGGGTGCATTCGCATCCTGGAGCACCACGAAATCGCGATCGAAGGCGCGCATGCGGTCGTGATCGGTCGCAGTGAGATCGTGGGCAAGCCGGTGGCGTTGATGCTCTTGCATCGCAACGCCACCGTGACCGTCTGCCACTCGCGCACGAAGAACCTGCCCGAGGTGGTACGGCAGGCCGACATCGTCATCGCCGCCGTCGGCGTGCCCGAGATGATCAAGGGCGATTGGATCAAGCCGGGTGCCGCCGTGATTGACGTCGGAACCACGAAGGTCGAGGGCAAGCTCAAAGGCGACGTCGACTTCGACGACGTAAACGGTCGCGCGGGCCTGCTGACACCGGTCCCCGGTGGCGTCGGACCGCTGACGATCGCGATGGTGTTGCTGAATACCCTGCGGGCGTTCGAGCGGCTGAACCCCCAGGTGGCCACCTGA
- the gcvT gene encoding glycine cleavage system aminomethyltransferase GcvT → MSTPLARTPLYSTHVEEGAKLSPFAGFEMPVVYSSIIDEHRAVRSCAGLFDVSHMGEVRFRGPDAIALAQQIFSNDVAGTAPGRARYGILCLDDGGAVDDVLLYRVGENEVLFCLNASNIAADLAWIHEVHGRGSLEVEIIDESESTALLAIQGPAALEITHELAGPDLKPPRRWRFAEAELEGVPVWLSRTGYTGEDGYEIYAPADGATQLWKRLREVGGTRLVPAGLGARDTLRTEMGYALYGHELDRTRTPIAAGLERSVAFGKGFVGEAALARDRDDGEERLVGLVLEGRRVARSGYPILTDAGRGIVTSGTHGPSVERSIAMGYVPTGAARLGAKLRVEIRDRAIPCEVVKTPFFNRKS, encoded by the coding sequence GTGAGCACTCCCCTCGCCCGCACTCCTCTCTACTCCACCCACGTCGAAGAAGGCGCCAAGCTTTCACCGTTTGCCGGTTTCGAAATGCCGGTGGTCTATTCCTCGATCATCGACGAGCACCGCGCGGTGCGCAGTTGTGCGGGGTTGTTCGACGTATCGCATATGGGCGAGGTCCGCTTCCGAGGACCTGATGCGATCGCCCTGGCCCAACAGATCTTCAGCAATGATGTGGCCGGTACCGCTCCGGGACGCGCGCGCTACGGGATCCTGTGCCTCGATGACGGCGGTGCGGTAGACGACGTGTTGTTGTATCGGGTGGGCGAAAACGAGGTCTTGTTCTGCCTCAATGCTTCGAACATCGCCGCAGACCTGGCCTGGATCCACGAGGTTCACGGGCGCGGCTCGCTCGAAGTCGAGATCATCGACGAGAGCGAGAGCACCGCCTTGCTCGCGATCCAGGGCCCCGCCGCGCTCGAAATCACGCACGAACTGGCCGGCCCGGATCTGAAGCCGCCGCGACGCTGGCGCTTCGCAGAAGCAGAACTCGAGGGTGTGCCGGTCTGGCTGTCTCGCACCGGCTATACCGGCGAAGACGGCTACGAGATCTACGCACCGGCCGATGGCGCGACCCAGCTGTGGAAACGCCTGAGGGAAGTGGGCGGTACCCGCCTGGTTCCCGCGGGACTCGGCGCGCGCGACACCCTGCGCACCGAGATGGGTTATGCGCTGTACGGCCACGAGCTCGATCGCACCCGCACTCCGATCGCCGCGGGCCTGGAGCGCTCCGTCGCCTTCGGCAAGGGTTTCGTGGGTGAAGCTGCGCTGGCGCGGGACCGCGACGATGGGGAAGAGCGCCTGGTGGGGCTGGTACTCGAGGGGCGCCGCGTCGCGCGCAGCGGATACCCGATCCTGACCGACGCCGGAAGGGGTATCGTCACGTCGGGAACCCACGGCCCCAGCGTCGAGCGATCCATCGCAATGGGCTACGTTCCGACTGGAGCCGCCCGTCTCGGAGCCAAGCTCCGGGTAGAAATTCGAGATCGCGCGATACCGTGCGAGGTAGTCAAAACCCCCTTTTTCAACAGGAAGAGTTGA
- the gcvH gene encoding glycine cleavage system protein GcvH yields MAETEYQFPDDCKYTEADEWVRVDGDTIKIGITDYAQSELSDIVFVELPDFGREVEEGEAFAVVESVKAVSDLFAPISGTVAEGNIDLDDHPEWINEDPYGRGWILTMTPKDPASLENLMSSEQYAAHVKARAGK; encoded by the coding sequence ATGGCAGAGACCGAGTATCAATTCCCCGATGACTGCAAGTACACCGAAGCCGACGAGTGGGTCCGCGTCGACGGCGACACGATCAAGATCGGCATCACCGATTACGCCCAATCCGAACTCTCGGACATCGTCTTTGTCGAACTGCCCGACTTCGGCCGTGAGGTCGAGGAGGGCGAAGCATTTGCGGTCGTCGAATCGGTCAAGGCGGTCAGCGATTTATTCGCCCCGATCTCGGGCACGGTTGCAGAGGGCAATATCGATCTCGATGATCACCCGGAGTGGATCAACGAGGATCCGTACGGACGCGGCTGGATTCTCACGATGACCCCCAAGGACCCCGCGAGCCTCGAGAACCTGATGAGTTCGGAGCAGTACGCCGCTCACGTAAAGGCGCGCGCTGGAAAGTAG